Proteins co-encoded in one Eremothecium sinecaudum strain ATCC 58844 chromosome VI, complete sequence genomic window:
- the DYN2 gene encoding dynein light chain (Syntenic homolog of Ashbya gossypii ADR193W; Syntenic homolog of Saccharomyces cerevisiae YDR424C (DYN2); 2-introns in Ashbya gossypii) yields MSKPVVKASDISDALRDEILDISAQAVEQLQLEREIAAYIKKDLDVKHGHTWHVIAGKNFGSYVTHEKGHFIYFYIGPLAFLVFKTA; encoded by the exons CTGTTGTAAAAGCTTCAGATATT TCAGATGCTTTGAGAGATGAGATTCTGGATATTAGTGCTCAGGCTGTTGAGCAATTGCAGTTAGAAAGAGAGATTGCAGCATATATTAAGAAAGATTTAGATGTTAAACATGGACATACATGGCATGTCATTGCGGGGAAGAACTTTGGGAGTTACGTGACTCATGAAAAAGGACACTTTATCTACTTCTATATTGGTCCATTGGCCTTTTTGGTGTTTAAGACTGCGTAA
- a CDS encoding kinesin family protein (Syntenic homolog of Eremothecium cymbalariae Ecym_4066; not in Ashbya gossypii not in Saccharomyces cerevisiae) gives MKIAIRIRDKLPREESLPSVIKSYSNVDVTLFKENNTNAITTVEPTFQFDQVFGEKTTQKQIYNALGREYVLRALEGYHTCIMTYGQTGSGKTYTMLGTEKELGLTPRVSLELFNAINMCQDSESEDGVSVDFKVTVSYFQIYNEQAIDLLSDEQTVLKVRDGPRKITFIEGLSEHSVETCDELLAFLDKGSALRSVGSTFINEKSSRSHAIFTINIQQTETDAFGDKIERISSIKLVDLAGSERAKVSKTSDDRFKEGKNINKSLMTLGRVIQMLSRKNRPMGVAYRESLLTRVLRENLDGNSITCILACISPCEYEESLSTLRYASTAKLVKTEARVNATHISKGEEHLFSLQNQLHDLQTTLNLQTARLENQRVLEEQIEKINETNRYLQRRLEQENKVCTNLRNRWSKICWESRQLGSALLQIASASEAVSTPLGFQWELVSLQQDCAKFKTALQSDKQHIRNILDKYSLL, from the coding sequence ATGAAAATCGCCATCCGTATCCGTGATAAGCTACCGCGGGAGGAGAGTTTGCCTTCTGTTATTAAGAGTTATTCAAATGTTGATGTGACGTTGTTTAAGGAGAATAATACGAATGCTATAACTACGGTAGAACCAACGTTTCAATTCGACCAGGTATTTGGCGAAAAGACGACCCAGAAACAAATCTATAATGCGCTAGGTAGGGAGTATGTGCTCAGAGCCTTAGAGGGTTATCATACATGTATTATGACTTACGGCCAAACTGGCTCGGGCAAGACTTACACAATGCTAGGGACTGAAAAGGAGTTGGGTCTCACCCCTCGTGTAAGTCTAGAGTTGTTTAATGCTATTAATATGTGCCAGGACTCGGAGTCTGAGGATGGGGTATCGGTTGATTTCAAGGTAACGGTAAGTTACTTTCAGATATACAATGAACAGGCTATAGATTTATTGTCCGATGAACAAACTGTATTGAAAGTCAGAGATGGCCCTAGAAAGATAACTTTCATTGAAGGTCTCAGCGAACATTCTGTTGAGACATGTGACGAGCTCCTGGCCTTCCTCGACAAGGGATCGGCCCTTAGATCTGTTGGGAGTACTTTCATCAATGAAAAGAGCAGCAGGTCACATGCCATATTTACGATTAATATACAGCAAACTGAGACAGATGCTTTTGGGGATAAAATAGAGAGGATTAGTAGCATCAAGCTCGTCGATTTGGCTGGCAGCGAGCGCGCTAAGGTCTCCAAGACCAGCGACGACAGATTCAAAGAGGGTAAAAACATCAACAAGTCACTGATGACCCTAGGGAGAGTAATCCAAATGCTTTCCAGAAAAAATAGGCCCATGGGAGTGGCTTACAGAGAGTCCCTACTGACCAGGGTCCTAAGAGAGAATTTGGATGGCAACAGCATCACTTGTATACTAGCATGTATCTCACCGTGTGAGTACGAAGAGTCGTTGTCCACACTGCGGTACGCATCAACGGCCAAACTAGTAAAAACTGAGGCTAGAGTAAACGCTACGCATATCTCTAAGGGCGAGGAGCACCTCTTCTCCCTCCAGAACCAACTTCATGATTTACAGACCACCCTAAATCTTCAAACAGCACGGCTGGAGAACCAAAGAGTCTTGGAAGAGCAGATAGAAAAGATAAACGAGACAAACAGGTACCTCCAGAGACGTTTGGAGCAGGAAAACAAAGTTTGCACAAACCTGCGCAACCGCTGGTCAAAAATCTGCTGGGAATCGCGCCAGCTAGGATCCGCATTGCTACAGATCGCGTCCGCGTCTGAAGCCGTCTCAACCCCACTCGGTTTTCAGTGGGAGCTAGTTTCCCTTCAGCAAGATTGCGCAAAGTTCAAAACCGCCCTGCAATCTGATAAGCAACATATTCGAAATATACTAGACAAATATTCCCTACTTTAA